The Agromyces hippuratus genome has a window encoding:
- the radA gene encoding DNA repair protein RadA produces MARSTSTFRCSECGWSTLKWAGRCGECQQWGTVVDVAEATGIVRAVQAVQLGEARTARSIVDVQTEDAAHRPSGIGEFDRVLGGGIVAGAAILLSGEPGVGKSTLLLEVAARVAGTGRRVLYVTAEESVAQVRLRAGRTGALHDELYLAAETDLATILGQVDAVSPALLIVDSVQTVSSSLSDGLPGQPSQVREVASTLIRVAKERQLPVLLVGHVTKDGSIAGPRLLEHLVDVVCQFEGDRQTSLRFVRALKNRFGPTDEVGCFEMTGEGIAEVPDPSGLFLSSGRSAVSGTCVTVALEGRRALPVEVQALVVSTKAPQPRRVVNGVDPSRVAMIIAVLERRAGLKSLGEHDVYVSTVGGVRLAEPGADLAIAVAIASAMRDRAVPHELAAFGEISLAGEVRPVTAAKQRGAEAKRLGYTTILDVEAGSVHAAVQRAMMAATGPRERELDAAF; encoded by the coding sequence ATGGCCCGCTCCACCTCCACGTTCCGTTGCTCCGAGTGCGGCTGGAGCACCCTCAAGTGGGCCGGCCGATGCGGTGAGTGCCAGCAGTGGGGCACCGTCGTCGACGTGGCCGAGGCCACCGGCATCGTGCGCGCCGTGCAAGCCGTGCAGCTCGGCGAGGCGCGCACCGCGCGGTCGATCGTCGACGTGCAGACCGAAGATGCGGCGCACCGCCCGAGCGGCATCGGCGAGTTCGACCGGGTGCTCGGCGGCGGCATCGTCGCGGGCGCCGCGATCCTGCTCTCGGGCGAGCCCGGGGTGGGCAAGTCCACGCTCCTCCTCGAGGTGGCGGCACGGGTCGCCGGCACCGGGCGTCGCGTGCTCTACGTCACCGCCGAAGAGTCCGTCGCCCAGGTGCGCCTCCGCGCCGGCCGCACCGGCGCGCTGCACGACGAGCTCTACCTCGCCGCCGAGACCGACCTCGCGACCATCCTGGGTCAGGTCGACGCCGTCTCCCCAGCACTGCTCATCGTCGACTCGGTGCAGACCGTCTCCTCATCGCTCTCCGACGGCCTGCCCGGGCAGCCGAGCCAGGTGCGCGAGGTCGCGTCGACCCTCATCCGCGTGGCGAAGGAGCGGCAGCTGCCCGTGCTGCTCGTCGGCCACGTCACGAAAGACGGCTCGATCGCGGGCCCCCGCCTGCTCGAGCACCTCGTCGACGTCGTCTGCCAGTTCGAGGGCGACCGGCAGACCTCACTGCGCTTCGTGCGGGCGCTCAAGAACCGGTTCGGCCCCACCGACGAGGTCGGCTGCTTCGAGATGACCGGCGAGGGCATCGCCGAGGTGCCCGACCCCTCTGGCCTCTTCCTCTCGAGCGGCCGCAGCGCCGTGAGCGGCACCTGCGTCACGGTGGCGCTCGAGGGGCGACGGGCGCTGCCGGTCGAGGTGCAGGCGCTCGTGGTGTCGACGAAGGCGCCGCAGCCCCGCCGCGTCGTCAACGGGGTCGACCCCTCGCGTGTCGCCATGATCATCGCCGTGCTCGAGCGCCGGGCAGGGCTCAAGTCCCTCGGCGAGCACGACGTCTACGTCTCCACCGTCGGCGGCGTGCGGCTCGCCGAGCCCGGCGCCGACCTCGCGATCGCCGTCGCCATCGCCTCGGCCATGCGCGACCGCGCGGTGCCCCACGAGCTCGCGGCATTCGGCGAGATCAGCCTCGCCGGCGAGGTGCGCCCCGTCACGGCCGCCAAGCAACGCGGCGCCGAGGCCAAGCGCCTCGGCTACACGACGATCCTCGACGTCGAGGCGGGCAGCGTGCATGCGGCGGTGCAACGCGCCATGATGGCCGCAACCGGCCCGCGCGAGCGCGAGCTCGACGCCGCGTTCTAG
- a CDS encoding nuclear transport factor 2 family protein produces the protein MPIHQLARDEMELDAIAFAFFSAFSSFDLKPVDLADLRQLFLPGATIVAIAADGATNRYDVEGFIEPREALLNSGRLLGFSEREVTADTQIFGDIAQRWSLYSKSGTLDGLPADGWGRKAAHFVRTSDGWRISAIVWQDGAEGTRIPLAEPPVETA, from the coding sequence ATGCCCATTCACCAACTGGCGCGGGATGAGATGGAGCTTGACGCCATCGCGTTCGCCTTCTTCTCAGCGTTCTCCTCATTCGATCTGAAGCCGGTCGATCTCGCAGACCTTCGACAGCTGTTCCTTCCCGGCGCCACCATCGTTGCGATTGCTGCGGATGGGGCGACCAATCGGTATGACGTGGAGGGCTTCATCGAACCGCGAGAGGCCCTCTTGAACAGCGGGCGACTGCTGGGATTCTCCGAGCGGGAAGTCACCGCTGACACGCAGATCTTCGGAGACATCGCCCAGCGTTGGAGCCTGTACAGCAAGTCGGGCACCCTCGACGGCCTGCCCGCCGACGGCTGGGGCCGGAAGGCAGCTCACTTCGTGCGTACGTCAGATGGTTGGCGGATCAGTGCCATCGTCTGGCAAGACGGCGCGGAGGGCACGAGGATCCCCTTGGCCGAACCGCCGGTGGAGACCGCCTGA
- a CDS encoding SGNH/GDSL hydrolase family protein, protein MTVSPFSRADAPRQSLTAGVRLAAATVLGTFGVRPFREQVRENRSTLNETLPIHSKWWRDHAKADGELLYVAIGDSAAQGIGASRPDRSYVGQIAEELRASTGRSVRVVNLSVSGATTALAVRDQLPRFRDIRALRPDVVTVSIGANDIADWNPERFDRNIRSILAELPLHAVVADLPCFHFPQNERKVAEANRMLRAAAREHGLVVAPLHEATRRQGLRGILTQFARDMFHPNDHGYAVWAEAFGPALAGVLRSRRRESLSSFERISERQAA, encoded by the coding sequence GTGACCGTCTCCCCCTTCTCCCGTGCCGACGCCCCGCGACAGAGCCTCACGGCCGGCGTCCGGCTCGCCGCGGCGACCGTGCTCGGCACGTTCGGTGTGCGCCCGTTCCGCGAGCAGGTGCGCGAGAACCGGTCGACCCTGAACGAGACGCTGCCCATCCACTCGAAGTGGTGGCGCGACCACGCGAAGGCCGATGGCGAACTGCTGTACGTCGCGATCGGTGACAGCGCCGCCCAGGGCATCGGGGCCTCACGCCCCGACCGCAGCTACGTCGGCCAGATCGCCGAGGAGCTGCGCGCGTCGACCGGGCGGAGCGTCCGCGTCGTGAACCTCAGCGTCTCCGGCGCGACCACGGCGCTCGCGGTGCGCGATCAGCTGCCGCGATTCCGCGACATCCGCGCCCTTCGGCCCGATGTCGTCACCGTCTCGATCGGTGCGAACGACATCGCCGACTGGAACCCCGAGCGGTTCGACCGGAACATCCGCTCGATCCTCGCCGAACTGCCGCTGCACGCCGTCGTCGCCGATCTGCCGTGCTTCCACTTCCCGCAGAACGAGCGCAAGGTCGCCGAGGCGAACCGGATGCTGCGCGCCGCCGCCCGCGAGCACGGACTCGTCGTGGCGCCGCTGCACGAGGCCACTCGGCGCCAGGGCCTACGCGGCATCCTGACGCAGTTCGCGCGCGACATGTTCCACCCGAACGATCATGGTTACGCGGTGTGGGCCGAGGCCTTCGGGCCGGCGCTCGCCGGCGTGCTGCGGTCGCGCCGCCGCGAGTCGCTGAGCTCGTTCGAGCGCATCAGCGAACGGCAAGCCGCCTGA